A single Phycisphaerales bacterium DNA region contains:
- a CDS encoding cytochrome C oxidase subunit IV family protein — protein sequence MAHTPAADSHGFNELDPHGFEGHGQHASHVIVGPFTLRTVLAFLLLFTALTVATAQLETAIMGWFDITLPWWVNVAVAMSIATVKAIMVMAYFMQLKYDNPINTVLMLFTFGALAIFLFFTGLDLFSRGAVDPIKQNQVVAGGTGSGITSKPNQAVALGAKERFLDYLAVLQYAKAKSTELTATDANTARALTDAAATLQRQGRGGDARQRFVSLLAERIGEGTPAFEQVKQQVTGTMPEPILAAAQAEFERIHLDVAGHGATAHHEEAPLPGPNRTMPRTGTTGALSEAAPHAPHGDHNGHDHDTHPAGDHSH from the coding sequence ATGGCCCACACACCCGCCGCTGACTCCCACGGCTTCAACGAGCTCGACCCCCACGGCTTCGAGGGCCACGGCCAGCACGCCTCCCACGTCATCGTGGGCCCCTTCACCCTCCGCACCGTGCTCGCCTTCCTCCTCCTCTTCACCGCCCTCACCGTCGCCACCGCCCAGCTCGAGACCGCCATCATGGGCTGGTTCGACATCACCCTCCCCTGGTGGGTCAACGTCGCCGTCGCCATGTCCATCGCCACCGTCAAGGCCATCATGGTCATGGCCTACTTCATGCAGCTGAAGTACGACAACCCCATCAACACCGTCCTCATGCTCTTCACCTTCGGCGCCCTCGCCATCTTCCTCTTCTTCACCGGTCTCGACCTCTTCAGCCGCGGCGCCGTCGACCCCATCAAGCAGAACCAGGTCGTCGCCGGCGGCACCGGCAGCGGCATCACCTCCAAGCCCAACCAGGCCGTCGCCCTGGGCGCCAAGGAGCGCTTCCTCGACTACCTCGCCGTCCTCCAGTACGCCAAGGCCAAGTCCACCGAGCTCACCGCCACCGACGCCAACACTGCCCGCGCCCTTACCGACGCCGCCGCCACCCTCCAGCGTCAAGGCCGCGGCGGCGACGCCCGCCAGCGCTTCGTCTCCCTCCTCGCCGAGCGCATTGGCGAGGGCACGCCCGCCTTCGAGCAGGTCAAGCAGCAGGTGACCGGCACCATGCCCGAGCCCATCCTCGCCGCCGCCCAGGCCGAGTTCGAGCGCATCCACCTCGACGTCGCCGGCCACGGCGCCACCGCCCACCACGAAGAAGCCCCGCTCCCCGGCCCCAACCGCACCATGCCCCGCACCGGCACCACCGGCGCCCTCAGCGAGGCCGCCCCCCACGCCCCGCACGGCGATCACAACGGCCACGACCACGACACTCACCCCGCCGGCGACCACAGCCACTAA